ACTTTAAAGAGTTTTAAAAAGAGTGAGGATTCTCTGTCTACGAACATACCTCAAGGGTTGTTTTGTAACGCATATTGCTCTCACTCTTTTTTTCTTTTAGTTGCACTAGTTTATTTAATTTCGCAAACATACGAGTAACTTTGTATCTTTACAGTAATTCAAAGCCAATGAAAAAAGTTCTTCTCGGCTTGACAGTCTCTCTAATCCTGGCAGTTGCGCACGGGCAGACAGCGGTGTATCATCCCTTTCCCGACAGCAATGCATCTTGGAATGAGCGTTGCTTCGGATTAAATCCTTCACACACTTGCATGAATGAAGATTACAGAACTCTATACATCAATGGAGATACAGTTATTGGCGCATACACCTATCATAAAATTTATCATGCAGGTTATACAGCTTATTCTTGTTGGAATCCACCGACAAATCCAGTTTATCAATCTTACAATGTTTATTATGATTGTGCCATCAGACAAGATTCCTTGCAAAAGAAAGTTTATATATACATGTTTGGAGACACCTTGTTATATGATTTTAATTTAAATCTTGGAGATACCGTTCCACCAACATATTCAAATTCTGGTATGTTCATTGTAAAAACAATTGATTCTGTTCTAGTAGGTAATAAGTATCATAAAAGATTTACAGTAGAAGATTCATTTGTTACAGACACATTAATTGAAGGTATTGGAAGTGTATTTTTTGGTTTATATAACATGCGGTGGATTTATCCTGATGGAGGTTGTAATTTTTTCTGCTTCAATCATGACAGCGCACAATATCCAATAAATTATAATTGCACTACATTGACAAATCCTGTCAATGTCGTTGAACCAATTACTAAAACACCTAAACTGTCACCTAATCCCTTCTCCGCACAGACAACTTTGCAGACAGAAGTTCAATTAATCAACGCAACTCTCACAGTAGACA
This Bacteroidota bacterium DNA region includes the following protein-coding sequences:
- a CDS encoding T9SS type A sorting domain-containing protein, with translation MKKVLLGLTVSLILAVAHGQTAVYHPFPDSNASWNERCFGLNPSHTCMNEDYRTLYINGDTVIGAYTYHKIYHAGYTAYSCWNPPTNPVYQSYNVYYDCAIRQDSLQKKVYIYMFGDTLLYDFNLNLGDTVPPTYSNSGMFIVKTIDSVLVGNKYHKRFTVEDSFVTDTLIEGIGSVFFGLYNMRWIYPDGGCNFFCFNHDSAQYPINYNCTTLTNPVNVVEPITKTPKLSPNPFSAQTTLQTEVQLINATLTVDNCFGQTVAQIKNLRGQTITFNRDNLPSGLYLLRLTQDNKVIAIDKLIIADK